A single window of Candidatus Limnocylindrales bacterium DNA harbors:
- the ugpC gene encoding sn-glycerol-3-phosphate ABC transporter ATP-binding protein UgpC produces the protein MANVILEKLTKKFDDVIAVNAIDLEIKDKEFVVLVGPSGCGKSTTLRMVAGLEEITEGNIYIGGRLVNDVAPKDRNIAMVFQNYALYPHMNVYKNMAFGLKLRKFPKSEIDERVRRAAKILGIEQLLDRKPKQLSGGQRQRVAVGRAIVRDPEVFLFDEPLSNLDAKLRVAMRGELVKLHHRLETTMIYVTHDQVEAMTMGDRIVIMKDGLIQQVGAPLEVYDHPSNIFVAGFIGSPPMNFFRGTLVSEKDHLFIDMKSFRLKVPDERKRRYEKYIRKEVVFGMRPEDIIDSTPEGRSGEWDKTTAVVDVLEPLGAEVILELSKGEHSFTARVDPHTSSRVHQQITVYFNMSKMHLFDAETEKVI, from the coding sequence ATGGCAAATGTTATATTGGAAAAATTAACGAAAAAATTTGATGATGTCATAGCGGTTAACGCTATTGATTTAGAAATCAAAGATAAAGAGTTTGTCGTGTTGGTGGGTCCGTCCGGCTGTGGTAAATCTACGACCCTTCGTATGGTTGCCGGTTTAGAGGAAATAACCGAGGGGAATATTTACATCGGGGGAAGACTCGTTAACGATGTAGCTCCAAAGGATCGGAATATCGCCATGGTATTTCAGAATTATGCTTTGTATCCCCATATGAATGTTTACAAAAATATGGCTTTTGGATTAAAGTTACGGAAATTCCCTAAAAGCGAGATTGATGAACGGGTCCGACGGGCTGCAAAAATTTTAGGAATTGAACAGCTTTTGGATAGAAAACCGAAACAACTTTCGGGTGGTCAACGCCAAAGGGTTGCGGTTGGACGTGCCATTGTTCGGGATCCAGAAGTATTTCTCTTCGATGAACCCCTCAGTAACCTGGATGCTAAACTGCGTGTCGCCATGCGCGGAGAGCTGGTTAAACTTCACCATCGCCTGGAAACTACCATGATCTACGTCACCCACGATCAGGTGGAGGCCATGACCATGGGAGACCGAATTGTTATCATGAAAGATGGCCTTATTCAGCAGGTGGGGGCGCCTTTAGAAGTTTATGACCATCCATCCAATATCTTCGTAGCCGGATTTATTGGGAGTCCTCCCATGAATTTCTTCCGAGGTACATTGGTTTCCGAAAAGGATCATTTGTTTATCGATATGAAAAGCTTTAGATTAAAAGTACCCGATGAGCGTAAAAGGCGTTATGAAAAATATATACGAAAAGAAGTAGTTTTCGGAATGCGGCCTGAAGATATCATAGACTCTACCCCGGAAGGGAGAAGTGGGGAATGGGATAAAACAACGGCTGTGGTGGATGTCCTGGAACCTCTGGGAGCAGAAGTTATTTTGGAACTCTCTAAAGGAGAACACTCCTTCACCGCTCGGGTTGATCCTCACACCAGCTCCAGAGTTCACCAGCAGATTACCGTCTACTTTAACATGAGTAAAATGCATCTGTTTGATGCAGAAACCGAAAAAGTTATTTAA
- a CDS encoding copper-binding protein, which translates to MMKKFAIIVLALAVATIWAGIGYAQQPSSQQPGAPSSQQPSSQQPGSQQQPAAGQTGSEMGKTISGTVKSVDPANKTITVELNKDWGNKKKGETMTFHVGDKVKWEGTQWKSLTDIKPGQTIEFQASEAAGGKHEIQSFSGAMGAGEGRGAGQTGTTTEQGRSQSGTSEQGTPSGSQNR; encoded by the coding sequence ATGATGAAGAAATTTGCTATAATTGTTTTGGCTTTAGCCGTTGCTACAATCTGGGCAGGGATCGGCTATGCTCAGCAACCTTCAAGCCAACAACCCGGTGCCCCGAGTAGTCAACAGCCCAGCAGCCAACAACCCGGCAGTCAGCAGCAGCCTGCAGCGGGTCAAACAGGTAGTGAAATGGGAAAAACCATTTCTGGAACCGTGAAAAGTGTGGACCCGGCCAACAAAACGATTACCGTCGAATTAAATAAAGACTGGGGAAACAAGAAAAAAGGTGAGACCATGACTTTCCACGTGGGCGACAAAGTTAAATGGGAAGGGACCCAGTGGAAATCCCTTACCGATATAAAACCGGGTCAAACCATCGAGTTCCAGGCTTCAGAAGCCGCTGGTGGAAAACATGAAATCCAGAGCTTTAGCGGAGCCATGGGCGCTGGGGAAGGTCGTGGTGCCGGACAGACGGGAACGACAACTGAACAAGGCCGTAGCCAATCCGGGACTTCCGAGCAAGGTACCCCATCGGGTAGCCAAAACCGATAA
- a CDS encoding lactate racemase domain-containing protein → MDIPAAIQDEFARVRLASRVQPGMRIAVAAGSRGVANIDVVVGSVVKELKALGTRPYIIPAMGSHGGGTAEGQRKVLKNYGISEETMGVPIYSSMEVVQVGTAPQGFPIYVDKYALEADGIILINRIKPHTNFKGELGSGLMKMMAIGLGKRQGAEIYHRAMSRWGPLETIRTIASMVLKHCNILLGVGIVENGYDQTAILLALKPEEIATREPELLQKARELMAKLPFEEIDLLIVDEIGKEISGTGMDSNVIGRVDILPPGESQSPQISRIYVRDLTEKTQGNAVGIGLADLVHRRAVNKIDYKATYINCITSGSLAKCKIPLICETDQEALEIALSVLGIHPLEAVKVVWIKNTLELSEMRVSEAFWKEVQNLKHVTALSEPEPVQLNSEGNLL, encoded by the coding sequence TTGGATATCCCTGCCGCCATTCAGGATGAATTCGCTCGGGTTAGATTGGCCAGTCGTGTCCAGCCTGGAATGAGAATAGCCGTAGCTGCAGGAAGTCGTGGAGTTGCCAATATCGATGTGGTCGTAGGTTCGGTTGTTAAGGAACTCAAAGCCTTAGGCACCCGACCTTATATCATTCCGGCTATGGGGAGCCACGGCGGAGGAACCGCAGAAGGTCAGCGAAAGGTGCTGAAAAACTACGGAATCTCCGAAGAAACCATGGGTGTGCCCATTTACTCTTCCATGGAAGTAGTACAGGTAGGGACCGCCCCCCAGGGATTCCCTATTTATGTAGATAAATATGCTTTGGAAGCAGACGGAATTATTTTGATCAATCGGATCAAGCCCCATACAAATTTTAAAGGAGAGTTGGGAAGCGGTCTCATGAAAATGATGGCCATCGGGTTGGGAAAGCGACAGGGAGCCGAAATCTACCACCGGGCCATGTCTCGATGGGGTCCCTTAGAGACGATTCGAACCATTGCTTCCATGGTCTTAAAGCATTGCAACATTCTCCTGGGAGTAGGAATCGTGGAGAATGGGTACGATCAAACGGCCATTCTTTTGGCCCTTAAACCGGAAGAAATAGCTACCAGAGAGCCGGAACTTCTCCAAAAAGCCCGGGAATTAATGGCCAAATTGCCTTTCGAGGAAATCGACTTACTCATCGTTGATGAAATCGGTAAGGAGATTAGTGGAACAGGGATGGACAGTAATGTCATCGGAAGGGTCGATATTCTTCCCCCCGGCGAATCCCAATCTCCCCAAATCTCCCGAATTTATGTTCGGGACCTGACCGAAAAGACCCAGGGAAACGCTGTAGGAATAGGTCTGGCCGATTTAGTCCATCGCCGCGCGGTTAATAAAATAGACTATAAGGCAACTTATATCAATTGTATTACCAGTGGAAGTCTTGCCAAATGTAAAATTCCCCTGATCTGTGAAACAGACCAGGAGGCTCTGGAGATTGCTTTGTCCGTTCTTGGAATCCATCCGCTGGAAGCGGTAAAGGTGGTTTGGATTAAAAACACTTTAGAGCTCAGCGAAATGAGGGTTTCTGAAGCTTTTTGGAAAGAGGTCCAAAATCTTAAACACGTAACGGCATTGAGCGAACCGGAACCGGTTCAATTAAATTCAGAGGGAAACCTTTTATGA
- a CDS encoding carbohydrate ABC transporter permease, protein MAAVGETFTKKLFSFYIPLVFFTILMLFPFYWMFITSIKPNRELYNVKSLPFWVFNPTLEHWKYLFKNTLFTRWALNTLFISIVSTAISLISGIMAGYALSRLRFKGASALGIAIFITYLVPPTLLFIPLAEVVHNFNLLDTPWALILTYPTFLIPFCTWLLSGYFKTIPKELEECARIDGATRLQAMIWIILPLATPGILSAGMFAFTLSWNEFIYALVFLSSPTQKTIPVGVVSELIKGDVFFWGSLMAGALFGSIPVALIYSFFVEHYVTGLTGAVKG, encoded by the coding sequence ATGGCAGCGGTCGGTGAAACCTTTACAAAAAAATTGTTTAGCTTTTATATCCCCCTGGTTTTTTTCACTATCCTGATGCTCTTTCCTTTTTATTGGATGTTCATTACCTCCATTAAACCTAATCGAGAGCTCTATAACGTGAAAAGCCTTCCGTTCTGGGTTTTTAATCCAACTCTGGAACACTGGAAATATCTATTTAAAAACACCCTCTTTACCCGATGGGCTTTAAATACACTCTTTATTTCCATTGTCTCCACGGCAATTTCCCTTATTAGTGGCATTATGGCCGGCTATGCTCTGTCTCGATTGAGATTCAAAGGAGCTTCGGCTTTGGGAATCGCTATTTTTATAACCTATCTGGTTCCTCCTACCTTGCTTTTTATTCCCCTTGCTGAGGTGGTTCATAATTTCAATCTACTGGATACGCCCTGGGCCTTAATTTTAACCTACCCTACTTTTTTGATTCCTTTCTGTACCTGGCTCCTTTCAGGTTACTTTAAAACCATACCCAAAGAATTGGAAGAGTGTGCCCGAATAGACGGAGCAACACGTCTTCAGGCCATGATCTGGATTATTTTGCCTCTGGCTACCCCGGGGATCCTATCGGCGGGTATGTTTGCTTTTACCCTTTCCTGGAATGAGTTCATCTACGCTCTGGTGTTTCTCTCCTCTCCTACCCAGAAAACCATCCCGGTAGGTGTGGTCAGCGAACTCATCAAAGGAGATGTCTTCTTCTGGGGCTCTCTGATGGCAGGAGCCTTATTCGGTTCTATACCGGTAGCCTTAATCTATTCATTTTTTGTAGAACATTATGTAACTGGATTAACAGGGGCGGTGAAAGGTTAA
- a CDS encoding extracellular solute-binding protein, which produces MGDINIQANYEQEVKEVTYPGIEGGLTRRQFIKTAGLIAGAALTEGVLVTTTPKIAAPAIIKGTKLHLLQWSNFVPPADDEIRRQAAEWGKQMGVEVTIETINANDLQARIASAIESGTGPDIVQMLHNWPYLYASGCVDVDDVAEKVEKMYGGFYKQIRDVSFVEGRYKAVPYHIVGAAMTYREDWFKEVGAEKFPDNWDEYRKVGKMLKDKGHPFGQTFGHTFGDAPAFAYPYLWSFGGKEVEEDGKTVALDSKETLQAVEFIVALWKDVFDETGLSWDDTSNNRAFLSEQISCTLNGASIYFVAKKQYPELAKRINHAVMPAGPAGRFHYHVTFEHAIMKYSNNVEAAKEFILFLMDKPNFYKWFEIAEGYSVAPGPDHENHPLWQKDPRMLAFKDIGKLGKAIGYPAPPTRSASEALSKYIIVDVFARAIQGESPKKAIEWGASELRNVYKS; this is translated from the coding sequence ATGGGTGATATAAATATCCAGGCAAATTACGAGCAGGAGGTTAAGGAGGTAACCTATCCAGGGATAGAGGGAGGACTCACACGACGCCAGTTTATAAAAACTGCGGGATTGATTGCAGGAGCTGCTTTAACGGAGGGGGTTTTGGTTACGACAACTCCAAAGATAGCAGCTCCGGCTATTATAAAGGGAACCAAGTTACACCTTCTGCAATGGAGTAATTTCGTTCCACCGGCCGATGATGAGATCCGCAGGCAGGCAGCCGAATGGGGTAAACAGATGGGGGTTGAAGTGACCATTGAAACCATCAATGCCAATGATTTACAGGCTCGGATTGCATCGGCTATTGAAAGTGGTACCGGACCCGATATTGTACAGATGCTTCATAACTGGCCGTATTTGTATGCCAGTGGGTGTGTGGATGTAGATGATGTTGCCGAGAAAGTAGAAAAGATGTATGGAGGGTTTTACAAGCAGATTCGAGATGTGAGCTTTGTAGAAGGCCGTTATAAAGCGGTACCTTATCATATTGTAGGAGCTGCCATGACCTATCGGGAAGATTGGTTCAAAGAGGTTGGAGCCGAAAAGTTTCCGGATAATTGGGACGAATACAGGAAAGTCGGTAAAATGCTGAAGGATAAAGGGCACCCCTTTGGTCAAACCTTTGGTCATACTTTTGGAGATGCTCCTGCCTTTGCCTATCCGTACTTGTGGAGTTTTGGGGGAAAGGAAGTGGAGGAGGATGGAAAGACGGTTGCTTTAGACAGTAAAGAGACACTGCAGGCAGTCGAATTCATCGTGGCGCTTTGGAAAGACGTTTTTGATGAGACGGGACTTTCCTGGGATGATACCAGTAACAATCGAGCCTTTTTATCCGAGCAGATCTCTTGTACCCTGAACGGGGCGAGTATTTACTTTGTGGCCAAGAAGCAGTATCCAGAGTTAGCCAAACGAATCAATCATGCGGTTATGCCCGCCGGACCGGCCGGGAGATTTCACTATCACGTGACCTTTGAGCACGCCATTATGAAATACTCTAACAACGTAGAGGCTGCAAAGGAATTTATTCTCTTTTTAATGGATAAGCCCAATTTCTATAAATGGTTTGAAATCGCCGAAGGATATAGTGTGGCTCCGGGTCCGGACCATGAAAACCATCCCTTATGGCAAAAGGATCCCCGTATGTTGGCTTTTAAAGATATTGGAAAATTAGGAAAAGCCATTGGTTATCCAGCACCGCCTACCCGAAGTGCCTCGGAGGCTCTCTCCAAGTATATTATTGTAGATGTTTTTGCCAGGGCTATTCAGGGAGAATCGCCTAAAAAAGCAATCGAATGGGGTGCCAGTGAACTTCGTAACGTTTATAAGTCCTGA
- a CDS encoding amylo-alpha-1,6-glucosidase, whose protein sequence is MENLILKLPWSGSGNADPELLLTREWLVTNGLGGYASGTLAGAITRRYHGLLIAALPAPLGRRVMLSHLSELVRLPDGTILRFSGEERLDGILELHGIEYLTEFRLDAGLPVWRYEVGGFVIEKRIFLPHMQNTVYIHYSLISGDGTIRLKLRPSVHFRSHDAPVSELPAEPYTLTAVEDRYELAENAQTPPLRMKLYGQRGAFTLDGKKLQNIFYRVEARRGYEATGDLWSPGYFRVDLTKDQPATLVASTGAWETIFALKPEEALEAEYERRRRLISMAHPKAQTGLAGELVFAADQFIITPAGRIEDAARARASGDEVRTIIAGYHWFTDWGRDTMISLEGLTLTTGRHLEAGYILRTFSHYIRDGLIPNLFPEGEKEGLYHTADATLWFFHALDRYLEVTNDYETLTLILPKLLDIVEHHLRGTRFGIHVDPKDGLLSQGQEGYQLTWMDAKVGDWVVTPRRGKAVEINALWYNALRLLEEWTRKGLGEEVAHSLAQHAEQAYRSFNQRFWYEKGGYLYDVVDGEQGDDPACRPNQIFAISLRHPILDPAKWKPVLEVVQKRLLTPVGLRSLAPDHPDYKPTYDGDLRARDAAYHQGTVWAWLIGPFVDAWLKVYPEDRKGARRFLQGFMPHLREACIGSISEIFDAEPPFTPRGCVAQAWSVAEVLRCWVKTTE, encoded by the coding sequence ATGGAGAACTTAATTCTTAAATTACCATGGTCCGGATCCGGTAATGCCGATCCAGAACTTCTCTTAACCCGTGAATGGCTGGTAACTAACGGACTTGGCGGTTATGCTTCAGGTACCCTGGCTGGGGCTATTACCCGACGTTATCATGGACTGCTGATAGCCGCACTTCCTGCTCCCCTTGGACGGAGAGTCATGCTGAGTCACTTGTCGGAGTTAGTCAGGCTTCCAGATGGAACTATCCTACGATTCAGTGGGGAGGAACGACTCGATGGAATATTAGAATTACACGGAATTGAATATTTAACGGAGTTCCGACTCGATGCAGGTTTGCCCGTCTGGCGCTACGAAGTCGGAGGATTTGTGATCGAAAAGCGGATTTTCCTTCCCCACATGCAGAATACGGTGTACATCCATTACAGTTTGATTTCTGGAGACGGTACTATTCGGCTAAAGCTTCGTCCGTCGGTTCATTTCCGTTCTCACGATGCCCCGGTCAGTGAACTACCTGCAGAGCCTTATACCTTAACGGCTGTAGAAGATCGCTATGAGTTGGCCGAAAATGCTCAGACTCCTCCGTTACGGATGAAATTATACGGTCAGAGGGGAGCCTTTACCCTGGATGGGAAAAAACTTCAGAATATCTTCTATCGTGTCGAAGCCCGCCGGGGGTATGAAGCTACGGGGGATCTCTGGAGTCCGGGGTATTTTCGGGTTGATTTAACTAAAGACCAGCCGGCGACTTTGGTTGCTTCAACCGGAGCCTGGGAAACCATCTTTGCCCTTAAACCCGAAGAGGCTTTGGAAGCCGAATATGAACGTCGACGGCGACTGATTTCCATGGCCCATCCCAAAGCCCAAACAGGTCTGGCCGGGGAGCTTGTCTTCGCAGCCGATCAATTTATCATTACCCCCGCCGGTCGAATCGAAGATGCTGCACGTGCCCGTGCTTCTGGGGATGAAGTACGTACCATCATTGCCGGTTATCATTGGTTCACAGACTGGGGGCGAGATACCATGATCAGTCTGGAAGGATTGACCTTAACAACCGGACGTCACCTGGAAGCCGGCTACATCCTTCGTACCTTCTCCCACTATATTCGAGATGGGCTCATCCCGAACTTATTCCCCGAGGGAGAGAAAGAAGGTCTCTATCATACTGCCGATGCAACGCTTTGGTTCTTCCATGCCCTGGATCGTTACCTTGAAGTCACCAACGATTACGAAACCCTTACGCTCATCCTTCCTAAACTTCTCGATATTGTTGAACACCATCTTCGGGGTACCCGGTTTGGAATTCATGTCGACCCCAAAGATGGGCTTCTCTCTCAAGGGCAGGAAGGATATCAACTGACCTGGATGGATGCCAAGGTAGGAGATTGGGTCGTAACCCCTCGTCGAGGCAAGGCGGTGGAAATCAATGCCCTTTGGTACAATGCCCTACGTCTTTTAGAAGAATGGACCCGTAAAGGACTCGGAGAGGAAGTTGCCCACTCTCTAGCTCAACATGCCGAACAAGCCTATCGCTCCTTCAACCAACGCTTCTGGTATGAAAAAGGAGGATATCTCTATGACGTGGTGGATGGGGAACAGGGTGATGATCCGGCTTGCCGACCTAATCAGATATTTGCCATTTCGCTTCGCCATCCCATTCTCGATCCGGCAAAATGGAAGCCTGTCCTGGAGGTGGTACAGAAGCGTTTGCTGACCCCGGTAGGACTTCGTTCACTCGCTCCGGACCATCCAGACTATAAACCAACCTATGATGGTGACCTTCGTGCCCGGGATGCCGCCTATCACCAGGGAACGGTTTGGGCCTGGTTGATCGGACCCTTTGTGGATGCATGGCTTAAGGTATACCCTGAAGATCGTAAGGGAGCCCGGCGTTTTCTCCAGGGATTTATGCCCCATTTAAGGGAAGCCTGCATCGGTTCCATTAGCGAAATCTTCGACGCAGAACCTCCCTTCACACCCCGAGGGTGTGTGGCTCAGGCCTGGAGTGTAGCCGAGGTACTCAGATGCTGGGTGAAAACGACAGAATAG
- a CDS encoding sugar ABC transporter permease, with protein MKPNVKSVENQVEQVSDYADSKLTSVEYVGPAVKEMGEKKRGKLKSGYLERENILAYVLVAPAVIILVLFIAYPFVLGVWLSLTDKTVGHEGHFVGLQNFRNILKSQIFLQTVQNTFVYTGVATVLKLVFGLALALVLNRHFKFKRLVRASMLLPWIIPTVLSTLAWLWMFDATFSVFNWILVHLGILKRGLVWLGDPHLAMVSVIIVNAWRGIPFFAISLLAGLQTISPDLYEAADIDGAGSFAKFWHITLPMLMPVLLVVLIFSVIVTFADFQVVYVLTRGGPSNSTHLFATLAYQVALASGRLGEGAAISLFMFPFLLLVIIVQLWYIRREQ; from the coding sequence GTGAAACCCAATGTAAAATCCGTAGAAAACCAGGTAGAACAAGTCTCAGATTATGCAGACTCTAAACTTACCTCGGTGGAATATGTAGGGCCGGCGGTCAAGGAAATGGGGGAGAAAAAGCGGGGTAAGCTAAAGTCCGGATATCTGGAGCGGGAAAATATCCTGGCTTATGTATTGGTAGCTCCGGCGGTTATTATTCTGGTTCTTTTCATTGCCTATCCCTTTGTTTTGGGGGTGTGGCTAAGCTTAACCGATAAGACGGTTGGGCATGAGGGGCACTTTGTAGGATTACAGAATTTTCGTAATATCTTGAAGAGCCAGATATTTCTACAAACCGTTCAGAATACCTTTGTTTATACCGGAGTTGCCACCGTCTTAAAATTAGTTTTTGGATTGGCACTGGCCCTGGTGCTTAATCGCCACTTTAAATTTAAACGACTGGTTCGGGCCTCCATGCTATTACCCTGGATCATTCCGACCGTTTTAAGTACCCTGGCCTGGTTATGGATGTTCGATGCTACCTTCAGCGTCTTCAATTGGATTCTGGTTCATCTGGGAATTCTCAAGCGTGGCCTTGTTTGGTTGGGAGATCCTCACCTGGCCATGGTTTCGGTTATCATTGTCAACGCCTGGCGTGGAATTCCCTTCTTCGCTATTTCTCTGTTGGCCGGTCTGCAGACAATTTCTCCAGATTTATATGAAGCGGCAGATATAGATGGAGCCGGGAGCTTTGCTAAATTCTGGCATATCACACTTCCCATGTTAATGCCGGTTCTATTGGTCGTTCTTATCTTTTCCGTTATTGTAACCTTTGCTGATTTCCAGGTTGTCTATGTTTTAACCCGAGGAGGACCCTCTAACAGTACGCATCTTTTCGCTACTTTAGCTTATCAGGTTGCTTTAGCCTCTGGAAGACTTGGAGAAGGTGCGGCTATTTCCCTGTTTATGTTCCCCTTCCTCCTCCTGGTCATCATCGTTCAACTCTGGTACATACGAAGGGAGCAGTAA
- the treZ gene encoding malto-oligosyltrehalose trehalohydrolase, translated as MPGEETKTVRSMGNIERQRRLPIGAEVLPEGGVHFRVWAPRCRKVEVILEGGPGYRSDRVFFLELKPEASGYFSGWVPEAGDGTLYRYRLDGRDFLYPDPASRFQPEGPHGPSQVIDPGGFPWTDKEWQGIRLEGQILYEMHIGTFTREGTWEAASRELPELAALGITVLEIMPIAEFPGRFGWGYDGVDLFAPTHLYGKPDDLRRFIDRAHAVGIGVILDVVYNHLGPDGNYLGQFSKDYFTDRYKTDWGEAINFDDENSGPVREFFIANAGYWVDEFHFDGLRLDATQNIYDKSPDHILAAITRRVREAARGRSTLVIGENEPQQVKLLRPQEQGGYGIDALWNDDFHHTAMVAMTGHNEAYYTDYLGTPQEFISAVKWGFLYQGQYYSWQKKRRGTPTFGLKPAAFITFIQNHDQIANSGRGLRCHHLTSPGRYKAITALMLLGPGTPMLFQGQEFAASSPFFYFADHKEELAKLVCKGRGEFLKQFRSLALPEVQACLPDPANPETFERSKLNLSERQSHAEIYALHRDLLKLRRQDPVFKAQRKGGVDGAVLGAQAFVLRFFGDKGDDRLLLVNLGRDLHFDPAPEPLLAPPEGMLWEILWSSEDLRYGGGGTAPLDTEENWRIPGEAAVVLAPKMKIPSEDEEKSRS; from the coding sequence ATGCCAGGAGAAGAGACCAAAACCGTTAGATCGATGGGTAATATAGAACGACAAAGACGGCTTCCCATAGGAGCGGAAGTATTACCCGAAGGAGGGGTTCATTTCAGGGTTTGGGCTCCCCGTTGTCGGAAGGTGGAGGTCATTCTAGAAGGAGGTCCTGGGTACAGATCCGACAGGGTTTTCTTCCTTGAATTAAAGCCTGAGGCATCGGGTTATTTTTCAGGATGGGTTCCCGAAGCGGGAGACGGGACGCTTTATCGTTACCGGCTCGATGGAAGAGATTTCTTATATCCAGATCCGGCTTCTCGTTTTCAACCCGAAGGACCCCACGGCCCATCCCAAGTGATTGATCCTGGGGGGTTTCCATGGACGGATAAAGAATGGCAAGGTATTCGCCTTGAAGGGCAGATCCTCTACGAAATGCACATAGGAACTTTTACCCGGGAAGGGACCTGGGAGGCTGCAAGTCGTGAATTACCGGAGTTAGCAGCCCTGGGTATTACTGTACTGGAAATCATGCCTATTGCAGAATTTCCAGGGCGCTTCGGTTGGGGTTATGATGGAGTAGATCTGTTTGCACCGACCCACCTCTATGGGAAACCAGACGACCTTCGTCGCTTTATCGACCGTGCCCATGCCGTTGGAATTGGGGTCATCCTGGATGTGGTTTATAATCATTTGGGACCCGATGGGAACTATTTGGGTCAGTTCTCTAAAGATTATTTTACGGATCGTTATAAAACCGACTGGGGGGAAGCCATCAATTTCGATGATGAGAACTCCGGTCCTGTACGAGAGTTCTTCATTGCCAATGCAGGCTATTGGGTCGATGAGTTTCACTTTGATGGATTACGGTTGGATGCCACCCAAAATATATATGATAAATCGCCCGATCATATCCTTGCAGCCATAACCCGGCGGGTTCGAGAAGCTGCTCGAGGTCGTTCAACGCTTGTCATTGGAGAGAACGAGCCCCAGCAGGTAAAGCTCCTACGACCCCAGGAACAAGGCGGTTATGGGATAGATGCCCTATGGAATGATGATTTCCACCACACTGCTATGGTAGCCATGACCGGACACAACGAGGCTTATTACACCGACTACCTGGGCACGCCCCAGGAGTTTATCTCCGCCGTTAAATGGGGTTTCCTTTATCAAGGCCAGTACTATTCCTGGCAGAAAAAACGTCGAGGGACTCCAACTTTTGGATTAAAACCGGCTGCCTTCATCACCTTTATCCAAAACCATGATCAAATAGCAAATTCCGGGCGTGGTCTCCGTTGCCATCATCTAACCAGTCCTGGTCGTTATAAGGCCATAACGGCTCTTATGCTCCTGGGGCCTGGGACTCCAATGCTTTTTCAAGGCCAGGAGTTTGCTGCCTCGAGTCCATTTTTCTATTTTGCGGATCATAAAGAAGAGCTTGCTAAACTTGTTTGCAAGGGTCGTGGGGAATTTCTTAAACAGTTCCGAAGTCTGGCCCTTCCCGAGGTACAGGCTTGTCTTCCCGATCCCGCCAATCCTGAAACCTTCGAGCGCTCGAAGCTAAATCTATCTGAACGCCAGAGCCATGCCGAGATATATGCCTTACATCGGGATCTTTTGAAACTTCGGCGTCAAGATCCGGTCTTTAAAGCCCAGCGTAAAGGAGGTGTGGATGGAGCCGTACTGGGGGCCCAAGCTTTCGTCCTGCGCTTTTTTGGAGATAAGGGAGATGATCGACTTTTACTGGTTAATCTGGGTCGAGACCTGCATTTTGATCCGGCTCCAGAGCCTTTGTTGGCCCCTCCGGAGGGCATGCTTTGGGAGATTCTGTGGTCTAGTGAGGATCTTCGTTACGGAGGAGGAGGTACGGCACCCCTGGATACGGAAGAAAACTGGCGGATTCCCGGAGAAGCTGCCGTTGTTCTGGCCCCAAAAATGAAAATACCCTCTGAAGATGAAGAGAAATCCAGAAGCTAG